In the Helicoverpa armigera isolate CAAS_96S chromosome 15, ASM3070526v1, whole genome shotgun sequence genome, one interval contains:
- the LOC110370554 gene encoding ras-related protein Rab-43 — protein sequence MSSRNPTTLMSVPDEQFDYLFKIVLIGDCGTGKTCIVQRLKSGNFIERHGNTIGVDFSMKTLIVDGKKVKLQIWDTAGQERFRTITQSYYRSANGVIIVYDITKRSTFLSLQKWIEEVRRYTSSNVIVSLIGNKCDLTDQREVEPDEPQSFCRYVPEIMFVMETSAKDNTNVEDTFRSLATELKRQHDNSEGPPAESDSVVLGESQSVTKCQPCRSS from the exons atGAGCAGCCGCAATCCCACCACATTAATGAGCGTACCGGACGAGCAATttgactatttatttaaaatagtgctCATTGGTGACTGTGGAACCGGAAAAACATGCATTGTGCAACGGTTGAAATCTGGTAATTTCATAGAAAGGCACGGAAATACAATAGGCGTAGACTTTTCAATGAAAACATTGATAGTGGATGGGAAGAAAGTCAAG CTTCAGATATGGGATACTGCGGGGCAAGAGCGCTTCAGAACTATCACGCAGAGTTACTATCGCTCGGCGAACGGTGTAATTATTG TATATGACATCACAAAAAGGTCAACATTTTTGTCCCTACAAAAATGGATTGAAGAAGTACGAAGGTACACCTCATCGAATGTCATAGTCTCACTCATTGGTAACAAATGTGACTTGACGGACCAGAGAGAAGTAGAGCCTGATGAACCGCAGTCATTCTGCCGTTACGTACCAGAGATCATGTTTGTGATGGAAACCTCTGCAAAGGACAACACTAATGTTGAAGATACATTCCGCAGTTTGGCTACAGAATTAAAG AGACAACACGACAACAGTGAAGGTCCCCCAGCAGAGTCAGATTCAGTGGTCCTCGGTGAAAGTCAATCGGTAACCAAGTGTCAACCATGCCGGTCGTCTTAG